DNA sequence from the Lycium barbarum isolate Lr01 chromosome 5, ASM1917538v2, whole genome shotgun sequence genome:
GTGGAATCGGTAACCGGCCATGTTATAAAGTGAAGTGCAGAGTAAAAAAAATCATTCTTTACTGACCTTGCAAGAATGTTCCTACACTTTTACTCCGTCCAAGTCGTCGTTGAAAGCTGCTATTCACTCTTGTTCCATAATAAAATAAGTAATACTATTCCCTTcgtgtctcaatttaagtgtttttttcttgtttatttttttcaaaaggaGCGTCCATTTCTATATTAAGTAAATTTACAAGTCAAACATTCTACATAGCaaatttaaaattataaaattcaaagaatattttagtacattacTCATATATTTAATTTAACActacaaatttcaaaaatattattttattcatttatatCTGTGTCTAGTTAAATTAAGATAAGACGGAGAGTGAGTAGTAATTGTTCCCTTGTCCACACTCACAAACACAGTGAcatgtgtgtctatatatatggCAAGACTCTTAGAGGTTTCAAGTTGTAAATGTTGTACATCAATTAATGAATTTCAGGTAATGACAATTGCCACCTCCCTCTTTTAACAACCATATGTTACTCCCTTTTATCCCTTTGTTTATTCATCTGTCAACATGAATCCCAAGGCAAACTTTGAACTTTTTTCTTCAAACTTGCTTCATTATTTTATTAACCTTGTTCTTTATTAattacttttaattttaattagtctACACGTGTTTAGCTAAGTAGCTTGTATGACTATATTGGTTGACTGGTTAGCTTAATTGAACTATCTAGAATAATAGTTTCTTTTTGGATATAGATCACCTTGTTTAAGCTTGTGCTTGGATACAGGGGCGGAGTCAGGAttccgacgaagggtgttcatattttaggataGGGGATGTGTGAGCGATAGTTTACACACCCTTAGTCGCTAGGCTATCCTTCGTTTTTATGTCAAGATTGTTCATTACTAGTATATATTCACAAAATTCTATATTTATCATAGGTATTCGATAATTTTTTTCAACAAAGGGTGTTTATATATGAACACCCTTCAATgggtgtggctccgccactgcttggATATAGATTAGCTTATTGAACTCTCTAGAATAATAGTTTCTTTTTGGATATAGATTACTTGTTTAAGCTCAATTGGGAATCTAATCATATTGGAATAAGTGTTTTATCCTTGATATTTTAGGCTCAGAATAATTGTACTTTTGTTGTTTTCTTATACTCTTCCTTCTTTGCTTTTTAATCTGTCCAAAAagatcgattttttttttatatttaaaaataatttaattttatgacaTAATTTACGGTCACACAAATATTAAAACTTATGTTAAATCATATATTTCAAAAAtcttattttatttcttaaattttacgCCAAATAGACAATcttttggaacggagggagtaataaattttCCTCTTTCTTGGTCATTTCCCCTTTTCTGTTTTGGCTATGGGATTTAGAGGTTTACAAATTAGGACATCAGATTTTTGTTGTGAGGCTCACATTGGAACTCCTTATTTTATCAACTTCTTATCTTTTTTAAGACCCTTGCTGAAAATCTTGAATTTTTATCTTCAACATTTGTGATTTAAGCTTCATATTAATATTGCATCTATTGAcaggagcttttttttttttggagaaacaGTGAGGTGAATTGACCCTCAATACACTTGCTGACAGAGGCGGAGCTAGGATTTTGAGTTTATAAGTTTTAGATTCttgaaaaaagaaaattattaGGTTCTTGATACATTATTTATACGTATTAAGTGGATTTTGAAACACAAATACAAACTCTGCGCCAAAGCTACTGTGTTCTGTCGAACCCATAGACGCGATGGAGGACCGAGTGAAGAGGAGAGAATTTTTTTTGTTGGTTTCATGTATATGGTTGCCTATGTTAGTTCTTGGTGGGACTGGAAATGCCACTATCTCTTCTTTGTCTAGCCCAAGAGTGGTGAACTTTGGAGCTTTATTTACAGTTAATTCAGTTATTGGAAGTTCTGTAAAGCCAGCAGTACTAGCTGCAGTCGATCATGTTAATGCTGATTCTACCGTGCTCAATGGGACCAAATTGAACGTCATATTACAGGATACAAATTGCAGTGGATTCATTGGCACTGTTGATGGTAAAGGCTTTTGTCCACTATGATTTTCTTGTCTGTATTCAAGCAAATTTAGTCTCATATTTAAACTTAATTCTCAGCAGTATTGGCATTTGTTGCAACATGATATCTTATTGCCAATTTCTTCAAACTGTGGTAGTATCCATAATTGCTGTTCCCCAGCTTATGTATAAACTTGAGACTAAGATGTGCTTATTCAATCCCATTatattgtttgattaaattgtttaCATATAAGAAGGTGAAGGTATTTCTTTCCTTCTAATTCCTTAAATTTAAAACATTGTAGGCCTGGTGGCACCAGGAAGAAGGGTGCAATGGAGTATTTCGAGAGTTTTGGAAAGTGTAAACTATCAGAAATGGGTTTAGATTAGAAACGAACCATGAGGCAATACTTCCACTGTTAGGAAATGCAGAAACAAGATTTAGTTCATGGCCTATTTCAGAATTTTGGAATAGTTCAATGTCTTTTTCATGACCCAAGATCATGGCACGTATTGTCCACTTTGGGCCTAGGCCCACAAGAATTTGTCTTTTGGGCTTCGCTACATCGAGCCCCAAAAGGAGCTATGTCTTATAAAGCTCTTCATTTTCCTCTCATTCCTATGTAGGATTCGCTTAAGGTGTCCTGCATGTGCACCTCATCTTCAGAAGCTCGCCAGCCACATCAGCCCGCCCTCTGTCAGGGGTGTCACATACACCCCCTTAGGCTCTCAGTGTCCTTGTTGAGGTTTGCCCCACCTTCGTACTGAGGAAATACTAATAccatacttgtcacgacccaagacTATGGCACATATTGTCTGCTTTGGACCCAAACCACGCCAGCCTAGAAGCCTGCCAGTCCTGCTTGACCAGCCCTCATCAGCCCGTCCTCCGTCAGGGGCGTCATAGTCTTGATAAAAGATTGTTTATAGACAAGAACCTTCCTTAAAAGCATAACCGATGCTAGTTTTCCTGTCACATTTAAGTTATTTACCTGACGTATATCTATTGCTATTTTTCCTGTTATACCCTTCTTAATATTTGATAGACATCCTTGCTTTGCAGCTTTGCAGTTGATGGAGAAAGAAGTAGTTGCTGCAGTGGGTCCACAATCCTCAGGAATAGCACATGTCATTTCTCATCTGGTGAATGAGCTTCGTGTCCCCCTTTTGTCTTTTGCGACTGATCCTACTCTTTCCTCTCTGCAGTACCCATATTTTCTTAGAACTGTCACAAATGATTACTTCCAGATGTATGCTATTGCTGATCTGGTTGATTATTATGGATGGAAGGAGGTTATAGCCATATTTGTTGATGATGACAATGGTAGAAATGGGATATCTGTGTTGGGTGATGCCCTTGCAAAGAAGCGGGCCAAGATTTCTTACAAAGCAGCCTTTCCTCCTGGAGCTAATACGAGTGATATCGATGACTTGTTAGTCAATGTGAACCTTATGGAGACACGAGTTTATATTGTTCATGTAAATCCAGATACTGGACTATCCTTTTTTTCAAAGGCAAAAAATTTGGGAATGATGAGCAGTGGCTATGTTTGGATTGCTACTGATTGGCTTCCATCTGTTTTGGATTCATCAAATTCAGTTAATAAAGATACTATGGACCTAATACAAGGGGTTGTCGCGCTTCGCCATCACACTCCAGATTCTGATAAGAAAAAGGCATTTGCATCTCGATGGAAAAATTTGAAGGGTAAAAAAACTTCAAGTTTTAATTCTTATGCACTCTATGCTTATGATACAGTTTGGTTAGTTGCCCGTGCTCTTGACCTTTTCTTCAAGGATGGTGGAAACGTCACTTTCTCTGATGACCCCAATTTGCGTGATACCAATGGAAACTCTCTGAATTTGTCATCTCTCCGAGTTTTTGACCAAGGACAGAAATTACTCCAGATACTTGTTGGCATGAACTTCACGGGTCTAACTGGTCAGATTCAGTTTGATCCTGAGAAGAATTTGATTCGTCCAGCATATGATGTTCTTAACGTAGTTGGAACTGGGTTACGCACAATAGGTTACTGGTCAAACTATTCTGGTCTTTCTGTTATAACTCCAGAAATTTTATACACAAAGCCTGCGAACACTTCAACCAGTAACCAACATTTATATAATGCTATATGGCCAGGAGAAACTATAAAACGACCTCGAGGATGGGTTTTTCCTAATAATGGCAAACCCCTGCGAATTGCTGTTCCTTTCCGTGTTACTTTTGAAGAGTTTGTGAAGAAAGACAAAGGACCTTCCGGGGTGAAAGGTTATTGCATTGATGTGTTTGAGGCTGCAATAGACTTGTTGGCTTACCCTGTCCCTCATGTCTACATTTTATACGGAAATGGAAAAAGAAACCCCTCGTTCAACAGCATAGTGGATGATGTTGCACAAAATGTGAGTACTTGCAGCTACGTTTAACAACCtcctccctccatcccaatttatgtgacactctttcctttttggtcagtcccaaaaagaatgatatatttcaatatttagtaaatatttaactttaaacttccaattttacccttaatgagatgatttgtaGCCACACAATTATCTATGGCTTGTTTttaaccacaagtttcaaaaggctttctttcattcttaaactccgtgcctggtcaaacaccttcacataaattgggacagatggaCTGGAGGGAGTAGTATTTATGACAAAAATACTCTTGCCTGTCTGACTATATCTACTCAGCTTCAATGTCTATGCATCACATTTGCTGTGATGGAAACACTAACTAATTAGGAAATAAGATGATtcctattttatatatatgaaatggGATAGAGATCCTTGATGCTGATCAGAAGTATCATAGTTCTACATAGGGTAAGTGAAATATGCATGACCAGAAGTG
Encoded proteins:
- the LOC132640578 gene encoding glutamate receptor 3.4-like isoform X1; this translates as MEDRVKRREFFLLVSCIWLPMLVLGGTGNATISSLSSPRVVNFGALFTVNSVIGSSVKPAVLAAVDHVNADSTVLNGTKLNVILQDTNCSGFIGTVDALQLMEKEVVAAVGPQSSGIAHVISHLVNELRVPLLSFATDPTLSSLQYPYFLRTVTNDYFQMYAIADLVDYYGWKEVIAIFVDDDNGRNGISVLGDALAKKRAKISYKAAFPPGANTSDIDDLLVNVNLMETRVYIVHVNPDTGLSFFSKAKNLGMMSSGYVWIATDWLPSVLDSSNSVNKDTMDLIQGVVALRHHTPDSDKKKAFASRWKNLKGKKTSSFNSYALYAYDTVWLVARALDLFFKDGGNVTFSDDPNLRDTNGNSLNLSSLRVFDQGQKLLQILVGMNFTGLTGQIQFDPEKNLIRPAYDVLNVVGTGLRTIGYWSNYSGLSVITPEILYTKPANTSTSNQHLYNAIWPGETIKRPRGWVFPNNGKPLRIAVPFRVTFEEFVKKDKGPSGVKGYCIDVFEAAIDLLAYPVPHVYILYGNGKRNPSFNSIVDDVAQNKYDAAVGDVSITTNRTRIVDFTQPYMESGLVVVAPVKEIKSSPWAFLRPFTVQMWCVTGAFFLFVGFVVWILEHRMNPEFRGPPRQQLVTVFWFSFSTMFFAHRQNTLSTLGRCVLIFWLFVVLIINSSYTASLTSILTVQKLSSGITGIDSLISSPDPIGVQDGSFAYNYLIEELHIPKSRLRIIKSEDEYVSTLQNGPQGGGVAAIVDELPYVELFLSNNKCIFRTVGQEFTKSGWGFAFQRDSPLAVDLSTAILQLSENGELQRIHDKWLSTNGCSSQNNQVDDTRLSLKSFWGLYVICGGACAVALIVFFCRVYCQFLRYAPEIEEPEISEPESARSSRGTFRSHSFKDLIGFVDKREAEIKEILKRKNSDNKKQMSYNSDVQPSSPA
- the LOC132640578 gene encoding glutamate receptor 3.4-like isoform X2, translated to MEDRVKRREFFLLVSCIWLPMLVLGGTGNATISSLSSPRVVNFGALFTVNSVIGSSVKPAVLAAVDHVNADSTVLNGTKLNVILQDTNCSGFIGTVDALQLMEKEVVAAVGPQSSGIAHYPYFLRTVTNDYFQMYAIADLVDYYGWKEVIAIFVDDDNGRNGISVLGDALAKKRAKISYKAAFPPGANTSDIDDLLVNVNLMETRVYIVHVNPDTGLSFFSKAKNLGMMSSGYVWIATDWLPSVLDSSNSVNKDTMDLIQGVVALRHHTPDSDKKKAFASRWKNLKGKKTSSFNSYALYAYDTVWLVARALDLFFKDGGNVTFSDDPNLRDTNGNSLNLSSLRVFDQGQKLLQILVGMNFTGLTGQIQFDPEKNLIRPAYDVLNVVGTGLRTIGYWSNYSGLSVITPEILYTKPANTSTSNQHLYNAIWPGETIKRPRGWVFPNNGKPLRIAVPFRVTFEEFVKKDKGPSGVKGYCIDVFEAAIDLLAYPVPHVYILYGNGKRNPSFNSIVDDVAQNKYDAAVGDVSITTNRTRIVDFTQPYMESGLVVVAPVKEIKSSPWAFLRPFTVQMWCVTGAFFLFVGFVVWILEHRMNPEFRGPPRQQLVTVFWFSFSTMFFAHRQNTLSTLGRCVLIFWLFVVLIINSSYTASLTSILTVQKLSSGITGIDSLISSPDPIGVQDGSFAYNYLIEELHIPKSRLRIIKSEDEYVSTLQNGPQGGGVAAIVDELPYVELFLSNNKCIFRTVGQEFTKSGWGFAFQRDSPLAVDLSTAILQLSENGELQRIHDKWLSTNGCSSQNNQVDDTRLSLKSFWGLYVICGGACAVALIVFFCRVYCQFLRYAPEIEEPEISEPESARSSRGTFRSHSFKDLIGFVDKREAEIKEILKRKNSDNKKQMSYNSDVQPSSPA
- the LOC132640578 gene encoding glutamate receptor 3.4-like isoform X4, producing MEKEVVAAVGPQSSGIAHYPYFLRTVTNDYFQMYAIADLVDYYGWKEVIAIFVDDDNGRNGISVLGDALAKKRAKISYKAAFPPGANTSDIDDLLVNVNLMETRVYIVHVNPDTGLSFFSKAKNLGMMSSGYVWIATDWLPSVLDSSNSVNKDTMDLIQGVVALRHHTPDSDKKKAFASRWKNLKGKKTSSFNSYALYAYDTVWLVARALDLFFKDGGNVTFSDDPNLRDTNGNSLNLSSLRVFDQGQKLLQILVGMNFTGLTGQIQFDPEKNLIRPAYDVLNVVGTGLRTIGYWSNYSGLSVITPEILYTKPANTSTSNQHLYNAIWPGETIKRPRGWVFPNNGKPLRIAVPFRVTFEEFVKKDKGPSGVKGYCIDVFEAAIDLLAYPVPHVYILYGNGKRNPSFNSIVDDVAQNKYDAAVGDVSITTNRTRIVDFTQPYMESGLVVVAPVKEIKSSPWAFLRPFTVQMWCVTGAFFLFVGFVVWILEHRMNPEFRGPPRQQLVTVFWFSFSTMFFAHRQNTLSTLGRCVLIFWLFVVLIINSSYTASLTSILTVQKLSSGITGIDSLISSPDPIGVQDGSFAYNYLIEELHIPKSRLRIIKSEDEYVSTLQNGPQGGGVAAIVDELPYVELFLSNNKCIFRTVGQEFTKSGWGFAFQRDSPLAVDLSTAILQLSENGELQRIHDKWLSTNGCSSQNNQVDDTRLSLKSFWGLYVICGGACAVALIVFFCRVYCQFLRYAPEIEEPEISEPESARSSRGTFRSHSFKDLIGFVDKREAEIKEILKRKNSDNKKQMSYNSDVQPSSPA
- the LOC132640578 gene encoding glutamate receptor 3.4-like isoform X3, coding for MEKEVVAAVGPQSSGIAHVISHLVNELRVPLLSFATDPTLSSLQYPYFLRTVTNDYFQMYAIADLVDYYGWKEVIAIFVDDDNGRNGISVLGDALAKKRAKISYKAAFPPGANTSDIDDLLVNVNLMETRVYIVHVNPDTGLSFFSKAKNLGMMSSGYVWIATDWLPSVLDSSNSVNKDTMDLIQGVVALRHHTPDSDKKKAFASRWKNLKGKKTSSFNSYALYAYDTVWLVARALDLFFKDGGNVTFSDDPNLRDTNGNSLNLSSLRVFDQGQKLLQILVGMNFTGLTGQIQFDPEKNLIRPAYDVLNVVGTGLRTIGYWSNYSGLSVITPEILYTKPANTSTSNQHLYNAIWPGETIKRPRGWVFPNNGKPLRIAVPFRVTFEEFVKKDKGPSGVKGYCIDVFEAAIDLLAYPVPHVYILYGNGKRNPSFNSIVDDVAQNKYDAAVGDVSITTNRTRIVDFTQPYMESGLVVVAPVKEIKSSPWAFLRPFTVQMWCVTGAFFLFVGFVVWILEHRMNPEFRGPPRQQLVTVFWFSFSTMFFAHRQNTLSTLGRCVLIFWLFVVLIINSSYTASLTSILTVQKLSSGITGIDSLISSPDPIGVQDGSFAYNYLIEELHIPKSRLRIIKSEDEYVSTLQNGPQGGGVAAIVDELPYVELFLSNNKCIFRTVGQEFTKSGWGFAFQRDSPLAVDLSTAILQLSENGELQRIHDKWLSTNGCSSQNNQVDDTRLSLKSFWGLYVICGGACAVALIVFFCRVYCQFLRYAPEIEEPEISEPESARSSRGTFRSHSFKDLIGFVDKREAEIKEILKRKNSDNKKQMSYNSDVQPSSPA